A window from Primulina huaijiensis isolate GDHJ02 chromosome 13, ASM1229523v2, whole genome shotgun sequence encodes these proteins:
- the LOC140990999 gene encoding uncharacterized protein, which translates to MSTSSSTTATQPNPSSDSIDPIFHLIRLLPFSVLRPPRLRLKLPSFTLPSSMTVFSLVLLTYFMVVSGIVYDVIVEPPGIGSTQDRFTGSVRPVVFLPGRVNGQYIIEGLSSGFMFVLGGIGIVLLDLALDKNRAKSVKVSYASAGVAFVVISYVMSMLFIRIKIPAYLR; encoded by the coding sequence ATGTCAACTTCAAGCTCAACCACTGCGACCCAACCCAATCCATCATCCGACTCGATTGACCCGATTTTCCATCTCATCCGATTGCTACCTTTCTCTGTCCTCCGGCCGCCGCGTCTCCGCCTGAAGCTGCCGTCCTTCACTCTCCCTTCCTCCATGACAGTATTCTCCCTGGTCCTCCTCACATACTTCATGGTCGTATCCGGTATCGTCTACGACGTAATTGTCGAGCCACCGGGCATCGGATCCACCCAGGATCGCTTCACTGGGTCGGTTCGACCTGTGGTCTTCCTTCCGGGTCGGGTGAATGGCCAGTACATCATTGAGGGTCTCTCGTCGGGGTTCATGTTTGTTCTGGGAGGGATCGGAATCGTGCTGTTGGATCTGGCGCTGGATAAGAACAGGGCCAAGAGCGTGAAGGTGTCTTACGCGTCAGCTGGGGTTGCTTTTGTTGTGATTTCTTATGTTATGAGCATGCTTTTTATTCGCATTAAGATCCCGGCATATCTTCgctga
- the LOC140991537 gene encoding histone-lysine N-methyltransferase SUVR3: MKEQQSKKAHSSGEAFFQCAAVFFPYLLPVELASISLTCITLYQIAKLVTARRISDSSRNFENVPIPFLNPIVGDSQPYPYFLYTPTQVLQMKPDLRQPWGSDNVSQMCQGGHTRPDPFLFRVEGGIGCGCVDKGGICDNCPCTECGPSCMCDFGCGNRMTQGGVSVKLKIVKDDRKGWGLYAAELIPEGKFVCEYTGELISTKESRQRQQKYDELASNGCFTPALLVVKEHFPSGNVCIRINIDATRIGNVARFINHSCDGGNLETVIVRSTGSLLSRVCFFALREIQENEEISFSYGCFRLKPNGQRCFCDTSSCTGFLPSEHT; this comes from the exons ATGAAGGAACAACAGAGCAAAAAAGCTCACAGCTCCGGCGAAGCATTTTTCCAGTGCGCCGCCGTGTTCTTCCCGTACCTTCTTCCCGTCGAACTAGCATCAATTTCGTTGACCTGTATTACCTTGTACCAAATCGCGAAGCTAGTAACCGCGAGAAGAATCTCCGATTCTTCCAGAAACTTCGAGAACGTTCCAATCCCTTTTCTCAATCCCATCGTGGGCGATTCGCAACCATACCCTTACTTCCTCTACACCCCAACGCAGGTTCTCCAGATGAAGCCCGACTTACGCCAGCCATGGGGCTCCGACAATGTATCGCAGATGTGTCAGGGAGGACATACTCGACCCGACCCGTTTCTTTTCCGGGTCGAGGGTGGAATTGGTTGTGGATGTGTTGATAAGGGTGGGATTTGTGATAATTGTCCTTGTACGGAGTGTGGCCCAAGTTGTATGTGTGACTTTGGATGTGGGAACAGGATGACTCAAGGAGGGGTGTCCGTTAAATTGAAGATTGTGAAAGATGATAGAAAGGGTTGGGGTTTGTATGCTGCTGAGTTGATTCCTGAGGGAAAGTTTGTGTGTGAATATACAG GTGAACTTATCTCTACCAAAGAATCTAGACAACGACAGCAGAAATATGATGAACTTGCATCAAATGGATGCTTCACCCCCGCTCTGTTGGTTGTGAAGGAGCATTTTCCATCTGGGAATGTATGCATTAGGATCAACATTGATGCAACAAGAATTGGGAACGTTGCACGATTCATTAATCACTCTTGCGATGGTGGAAATCTTGAAACGGTGATTGTACGAAGTACTGGGTCTTTGTTGTCTCGTGTTTGCTTCTTTGCTTTGAGAGAAATTCAGGAGAATGAAGAAATTTCATTTAGTTATGGATGTTTTAGGCTCAAACCAAATGGCCAACGATGTTTTTGTGATACTTCTTCTTGTACTGGATTTCTTCCATcagaacatacttga
- the LOC140991346 gene encoding protein RRP6-like 2: MEIDRTDEGAPGRTGTLRNLAARGSLRTSIGKLSGSSRILPSQKDFHFYNNFPEFKNPVREISEKSKNLLIKIGASEDLLGKAVMFPPDEKMELDDDVANDWLENVNDDIFEKFDVSLEEFKRLRKNEEESGIRKMRVNAVDDDSNTGFQMVYGKKNKKKFSSLDANVEEFRVKNQEVRVAEKVKPKVPFHVPTIPRPQDEYKIIVNNLNQPFEHVWLDRSEDGSTFVHYLEKLSVLDFVDKNDCTAEPIKPPPIELTPFKLVEDVNELRRLASKLSSVEEFAVDLEHNHYRSFQGLTCLMQISTRTEDFVIDTLKLRVHIGPYLRPVFKDPTKRKVMHGADRDILWLQRDFSIYVCNMFDTGQASRVLKMERNSLEYLLNHYCGVAANKEYQNADWRLRPLPREMIAYAREDTHYLLYIYDVLRQKLLMSAAESENSGPPLTEVYKRSYDICCQLYEKELLTDDSYLYIYGLQDAELNTKQLAVVSGLYEWRDVVARAEDESTGYVLPNRTLLELAKQMPVTASKLRHVLRSKHPYIEQNIASVVSVIKYAIRNASAFEEAVERLKARRLEMVSEENSLAANDSELSPPTAPEVIKITDEVDIKHSYLPNDREDATSISSVRHVNESHVVESSNATISTSELKSAHYSYERNGTEKNETDGCAANVPRETLHESGHPVDTATDMKLSPAAAATVPTLEKPSRAFGALFGNPAKQKYNPDKIEQQDTKLEQIKSTVSLPFHIFSGRDERFQSSVQESPSITEVPPHVEEVPVPATVSTTEDIINLGDDSDIEESAKKNSDSASNHDINHPANNIAGSASEIDDGDEPVSLSDLSSSFQKFFASQEQPKCSETVEKFQPSRDFEPFNYAAAREQVKFGDVHRTQTEENKDNTRSRPKRDGKKSCVTVEPQNGEQKTDVLPQGRRRQAFPASGNRSATFR; encoded by the exons atggAAATTGATCGAACTGATGAAGGAGCTCCAGGAAGAACTGGGACTCTGCGGAATCTGGCAGCGAGGGGTTCCTTACGAACGTCGATAGGAAAGCTTTCAGGCTCATCGAGAATCCTACCCTCGCAGAAggattttcatttttataataattttccgGAATTCAAGAACCCTGTTAGAGAAATCAGCGAAAAGTCGAAAAATCTGTTGATAAAAATTGGGGCATCGGAAGATTTGTTAGGAAAGGCGGTTATGTTCCCGCCTGATGAAAAGATGGAATTGGATGATGATGTGGCGAACGACTGGCTTGAAAATGTGAATGAcgatatttttgaaaagtttgatgtgtcactggaggagttCAAGAGGTTGCGGAAGAACGAAGAGGAGAGTGGTATCAGGAAGATGAGAGTTAATGCTGTTGATGATGATTCCAACACTGGGTTTCAGATGGTTTATGGGAAGAAGAATAAGAAAAAGTTTTCAAGTTTGGATGCGAATGTGGAAGAATTCAGAGTGAAGAATCAAGAAGTGAGGGTAGCAGAAAAGGTGAAGCCTAAGGTTCCATTTCACGTACCTACGATACCCAGGCCGCAAGATGAGTACAAAATAATTGTAAATAATTTGAATCAGCCGTTCGAGCACGTCTGGTTGGATAGGAGTGAAGATGGGTCTACCTTCGTACATTACTTG GAAAAGCTCTCTGTCCTTGACTTTGTTGATAAAAATGACTGCACTGCAGAGCCTATTAAACCTCCTCCAATAGAACTTACCCCATTCAAACTTGTTGAAGATGTGAATGAGTTGAGACGGCTGGCTTCAAAATTGTCTAGCGTGGAGGAATTTGCG GTTGATTTGGAGCATAACCATTACAGGTCTTTTCAAGGATTGACGTGCTTGATGCAAATTTCCACAAGAACTGAGGATTTTGTGATCGACACACTGAAACTCCGGGTTCACATTGGTCCGTATCTCAGACCTGTATTCAAAGACCCAACTAAGAGAAAG GTCATGCATGGAGCAGATCGTGACATTCTATGGCTTCAACGGGACTTCAGCATATATGTCTGCAATATGTTTGACACAGGACAG GCCTCGAGGGTATTGAAAATGGAACGTAACAGCCTGGAGTACCTGCTGAATCATTATTGTGGAGTTGCAGCAAACAAAGA ATACCAGAATGCAGATTGGAGACTACGCCCACTTCCCCGTGAGATGATTGC ATATGCCAGAGAAGATACACATTATTTGCTGTACATTTATGACGTGCTGAGGCAAAAGTTGCTAATGTCAGCTGCTGAATCTGAAAATTCCGGTCCTCCTCTAACTGAG GTCTATAAACGGAGTTATGATATATGCTGTCAACTCTATGAAAAGGAGCTTCTGACTGATGACTCGTACCTTTACATTTATGG GTTACAGGATGCTGAGCTCAACACTAAGCAGCTAGCTGTTGTTTCT GGACTCTATGAATGGAGGGATGTTGTTGCTCGTGCTGAAGATGAGAGCACTGGATATGTTTTACCGAACAGGACTCTTCTCGAACTTG CTAAACAGATGCCTGTCACTGCCAGCAAATTACGTCATGTTTTGAGATCCAAGCACCCATACATTGAACAAAACATTGCTTCTGTTGTTAGTGTAATAAAATATGCCATCCGAAATGCTTCTGCATTTGAGGAAGCCGTTGAACGTCTTAAAGCAAGGCGATTGGAAATG GTAAGTGAAGAAAATTCTTTGGCTGCAAACGATTCTGAATTGTCACCTCCAACAGCTCCTGAAGTAATAAAAATTACCGATGAAGTCGATATAAAACATAGCTATTTACCTAATGACCGCGAAGATGCCACCTCAATATCTTCAGTTAGACACGTGAACGAGTCTCATGTCGTTGAAAGTTCTAATGCTACAATCAGTACAAGCGAGCTGAAATCTGCTCACTACTCCTATGAGAGGAATGGGACTGAAAAAAATGAGACAGATGGTTGTGCTGCTAATGTTCCTAGAGAAACATTGCATGAATCTGGCCATCCTGTAGATACAGCTACAGATATGAAATTGTCACCAGCC GCTGCAGCAACTGTTCCGACTCTGGAAAAGCCAAGCCGAGCTTTTGGGGCATTGTTTGGCAATCCAGCAAAGCAGAAGTATAATCCTGATAAAATA GAACAACAAGACACTAAACTGGAGCAAATAAAATCAACAGTGAGTCTCCCATTCCATATATTTTCAGGCAGGGATGAACGATTTCAATCATCCGTTCAGGAATCTCCCTCAATAACTGAAGTTCCACCACACGTGGAAGAAGTCCCAGTACCAGCTACTGTTTCAACCACTGAAGACATTATTAATCTCGGTGATGATTCAGACATAGAAGAATCTGCAAAAAAGAACTCCGATTCTGCATCTAACCATGACATAAACCACCCAGCAAACAACATTGCAGGTTCTGCATCAGAGATTGATGATGGAGATGAGCCCGTGTCACTGTCCGATCTATCCTCAAGCTTCCAAAAGTTCTTTGCTTCACAAGAGCAACCTAAGTGTTCAGAAACGGTGGAAAAATTCCAACCCTCCCGGGATTTTGAACCGTTCAATTATGCAGCTGCTCGAGAACAGGTAAAATTTGGGGATGTTCACAGGACGCAAACGGAAGAAAACAAAGATAATACTAGGAGTAGGCCTAAAAGAGATGGGAAAAAGAGTTGTGTGACAGTTGAACCACAGAATGGTGAACAAAAAACAGATGTTCTTCCACAGGGTAGAAGGCGGCAGGCTTTTCCAGCATCCGGGAATCGCAGTGCTACTTTCCGTTAA
- the LOC140990940 gene encoding FH protein interacting protein FIP2-like, which yields MTFFSQASSRMISLNIGGKKFCTTIDTLTQREPDSMLAAMFSGRHTICQDTDTGYVFVDRDGKHFRHILNWLREGEVPILKDYEYSELLREAEYFQLLGLIDGIKTSLINRKVDEEMGTELTRIDIIKCIQSEKVRFRGVNLSGLDLSKLDLSYVDFSYACLKNVFFSRANLQCAKFKDVDAEASIFHNATLRECEFTGANLRGALLAGANLQSANLQDACLINCSLCGAELRSAHLQTADLTNANLEGANLEGANLKGAKLTNANLRGANLQRAYLRDVNLRDADLEGAKLDGANLLGAIR from the exons ATGACCTTCTTCTCCCAAGCTTCTTCTCGCATGATCAGTCTTAACATTG GGGGCAAAAAGTTTTGCACCACAATCGATACATTGACTCAGCGTGAGCCTGATTCAATGCTTGCGGCAATGTTCAGTGGTCGCCACACTATCTGTCAGGATACTGATACG GGCTATGTTTTTGTTGATAGAGATGGGAAACATTTTCGGCATATTTTGAATTGGTTGAGGGAAGGTGAAGTTCCcattttgaaagattatgaatATTCTGAGCTTTTGAGAGAGGCTGAATATTTCCAGCTTCTT GGCTTAATTGATGGAATTAAAACATCGTTGATCAATAGGAAGGTGGACGAGGAGATGGGTACTGAACTGACACGCATCGATATTATTAAATGCATTCAGTCTGAGAAAGTCAGATTTCGAGGAGTCAATCTCTCTGGCCTTGATCTTTCAAAACTG GACCTATCTTATGTGGACTTCAGTTATGCATGTCTTAAAAATGTCTTCTTCTCACGCGCCAATCTTCAATGTGCGAAGTTCAAG GATGTGGATGCTGAGGCTTCCATATTTCACAACGCAACATTGCGAGA ATGTGAATTTACGGGGGCTAATCTTCGTGGGGCTCTTTTAGCTGGGGCCAACCTCCAGAGTGCAAATCTACAAG ATGCTTGCTTGATAAACTGTAGCCTCTGCGGAGCAGAGTTACGTTCTGCACATCTACAG ACTGCTGATCTAACCAATGCCAACTTAGAAGGAGCTAATCTTGAAGGAGCAAATCTGAAG GGCGCAAAGTTAACTAATGCAAATCTGAGAGGTGCGAATCTACAAAGAGCTTATTTACGTGATGTAAATCTTCGCGATGCA GATTTGGAAGGTGCAAAACTTGATGGTGCCAATTTACTTGGAGCAATCAGGTGA
- the LOC140956320 gene encoding protein VAPYRIN-like yields the protein MDRLIRLEPSNTVAIEIEPGQKCSGSISLRNVMHTMPVAFRIQPLNKTRYTVVPHSGIILPLTTLTLEITYQLSPNSSLPYRYPHCDDSFVLQSVVAPGAGVKNPTSTYDSVPNDWFTNKKKQVYSDSGIKIMFVGSMVLSSLVAKGCMDEIREVLEKSVPNSRAADSVDSEGNSLLHLAVAQSRPDLVQLLLEFEPDIEATNRTGSSPLEAASASGEELIVELLLAHKASPERSEFSTWGPIHLATGNGHVQVLRHLLLKGANPNSLTKDGNTALHLAVEEKRRDCARLLLANAARSDIQNTSDGDTPLHTASTIGDEQMVKLLLHKGANKDIRNKQRKTAYDLAAENGHTNLFDVLKLADKLCTAARKGELRMILKFLENGASIHGRDQNGWTALHRASFKGRIDVTRMLIEKGIDVNAKDEDGYTALHCAVESGQVDVIELLVKRGADVEAKTNKGVTAVQIAESLNYTGIIRILVQGGAAKDGVLQLKSKQNSVAFGKGISSREMDTGVVKKNQNHSRRVRRSSFDHYAPLAVV from the coding sequence ATGGATAGGCTAATAAGGTTAGAGCCATCCAATACAGTGGCAATCGAAATCGAACCCGGGCAGAAATGCTCCGGTTCCATCAGTTTACGCAACGTTATGCACACGATGCCAGTTGCGTTTCGAATCCAACCGTTGAACAAGACACGGTACACAGTTGTTCCACACTCCGGGATCATACTACCTCTCACCACACTCACACTTGAAATCACTTACCAACTTTCTCCGAATTCTTCGCTGCCATACCGGTACCCGCATTGTGATGATTCTTTCGTTTTGCAAAGTGTGGTGGCTCCTGGAGCAGGTGTGAAGAATCCAACATCGACTTATGATTCGGTTCCGAACGATTGGTTCACTAACAAGAAGAAACAGGTGTATTCTGATAGTGGGATCAAGATCATGTTTGTTGGATCGATGGTTTTGAGCAGTTTGGTAGCTAAAGGTTGTATGGATGAAATCAGGGAGGTTCTGGAAAAGAGTGTTCCGAATTCGAGAGCCGCTGATTCTGTTGATTCTGAGGGAAATTCATTGTTACATTTGGCTGTTGCTCAGAGTAGGCCTGATTTGGTCCAGTTGTTGCTTGAATTCGAGCCTGATATTGAGGCTACTAACAGAACCGGATCGAGCCCACTCGAGGCGGCTTCTGCCTCGGGGGAAGAACTAATAGTTGAGCTACTCTTGGCTCACAAAGCCAGCCCGGAAAGATCAGAATTTTCCACTTGGGGTCCAATCCATCTAGCTACAGGGAATGGCCATGTTCAAGTTCTTAGGCATCTTTTACTGAAAGGTGCTAATCCGAATTCGCTCACGAAAGACGGAAACACTGCACTGCACTTAGCCGTCGAAGAGAAAAGACGAGACTGTGCCCGGCTGCTGCTAGCCAATGCAGCTAGATCAGATATTCAAAACACAAGTGATGGTGACACACCTCTACACACAGCCTCCACCATAGGAGATGAGCAAATGGTGAAACTTTTGCTCCATAAGGGGGCAAATAAAGATATAAGGAACAAACAACGTAAGACGGCCTACGATCTTGCTGCTGAAAACGGGCACACAAACCTATTTGACGTCCTAAAACTTGCCGACAAGCTATGTACTGCTGCGAGAAAGGGAGAGCTGAGGATGATCCTCAAGTTTCTAGAAAATGGGGCATCCATTCATGGGCGGGACCAGAACGGCTGGACCGCACTTCACCGGGCCTCATTTAAGGGACGTATAGACGTGACACGAATGTTGATCGAAAAGGGCATCGATGTTAATGCGAAAGATGAAGATGGATACACGGCGTTGCACTGTGCTGTGGAATCTGGGCAGGTGGATGTGATCGAATTGCTCGTAAAGAGAGGAGCTGACGTTGAAGCAAAAACAAATAAGGGCGTTACAGCCGTTCAAATTGCTGAATCTTTAAACTATACAGGGATTATTAGGATTCTTGTACAGGGAGGAGCTGCAAAAGATGGCGTTTTACAGCTTAAAAGTAAGCAAAATTCTGTAGCATTTGGTAAGGGGATTTCTAGCAGAGAAATGGATACTGGTGTGGTTAAGAAGAATCAAAATCATAGCAGGAGAGTTCGTCGGAGTAGCTTCGATCACTATGCTCCATTAGCCGTGGTCTGA